Proteins from a genomic interval of Burkholderia cepacia GG4:
- the dalD gene encoding D-arabinitol 4-dehydrogenase — MSESPSARAPVLLHIGAGSFHRAHQAWYLHRVNAAVPADERWSLTVGNIRDDMRATMDALAAQHGAYTLETVTPQGERAYETIRAITHVLPWSIDLAALIDAGADPACRIVSFTVTEGGYYLDEHNRLDIANTDLAADLQGTRTTLYGALAALLAERVKRGAGPLTLQSCDNLRNNGARFRAGMREFLERRGETALLAWFDANVATPSAMVDRITPRPTADVRERVRAATGVDDACPVMGESFIQWVIEDRFAAGRPRWELAGAELVDDVHPYEEAKIRILNATHSCIAWAGTLAGYTYIHEGTRDAAIRRFAHDYVTQNVIPCLSPSPLDLERYRDVVLERFGNPYVLDTNQRVAADGFSKIPGFIAPTLVESFARGVTPAATAVLPALFLRFLERWARGLLPYAYQDGVMDENTARAIVEADDPVVALCASRALWGSLAGNAALFEALRAGLARVDAWLAQR, encoded by the coding sequence ATGAGCGAATCGCCCTCCGCCCGCGCGCCCGTGCTGCTGCACATCGGCGCCGGCTCGTTTCACCGCGCGCACCAGGCGTGGTATCTGCATCGCGTGAACGCGGCCGTGCCGGCCGACGAACGCTGGTCGCTGACCGTCGGCAACATCCGCGACGACATGCGCGCGACGATGGACGCGCTCGCCGCGCAGCACGGCGCCTACACGCTCGAAACCGTCACGCCGCAAGGCGAGCGCGCGTACGAGACGATCCGCGCGATCACCCACGTGCTGCCGTGGTCGATCGACCTCGCCGCGCTGATCGATGCCGGCGCCGATCCGGCGTGCCGGATCGTGTCGTTCACCGTCACCGAAGGCGGCTACTACCTCGACGAACACAACCGGCTCGACATCGCGAACACCGATCTCGCCGCCGACCTGCAGGGCACGCGCACGACGCTGTACGGCGCGCTCGCGGCGCTGCTCGCCGAACGCGTGAAGCGCGGCGCGGGCCCGCTCACGCTGCAGAGCTGCGACAACCTGCGCAACAACGGCGCGCGCTTTCGCGCGGGGATGCGCGAATTCCTCGAGCGGCGCGGTGAAACCGCCCTCCTCGCGTGGTTCGACGCGAACGTCGCGACGCCGAGCGCGATGGTCGACCGCATCACGCCGCGCCCCACCGCCGACGTGCGCGAGCGCGTGCGCGCGGCCACCGGCGTCGACGACGCGTGCCCGGTGATGGGCGAATCGTTCATCCAGTGGGTGATCGAGGACCGCTTCGCGGCCGGCCGGCCGCGCTGGGAGCTGGCCGGCGCGGAACTGGTCGACGACGTGCATCCGTACGAGGAAGCGAAGATCCGCATCCTCAACGCGACGCACAGCTGCATCGCGTGGGCCGGCACGCTCGCGGGCTACACGTATATCCACGAAGGCACGCGCGACGCGGCGATCCGCCGCTTCGCGCACGACTACGTGACGCAAAACGTGATCCCGTGCCTCAGCCCGAGCCCGCTCGATCTCGAACGCTACCGCGACGTCGTGCTCGAACGCTTCGGCAACCCGTACGTGCTCGACACGAACCAGCGCGTCGCGGCCGACGGCTTCTCGAAGATTCCCGGCTTCATTGCACCGACGCTCGTCGAATCGTTCGCGCGCGGCGTGACGCCGGCCGCCACCGCCGTGTTGCCGGCGCTGTTCCTGCGCTTTCTCGAACGCTGGGCGCGCGGCTTGCTGCCGTATGCATATCAGGACGGCGTGATGGACGAAAACACCGCTCGGGCGATCGTCGAGGCCGACGACCCAGTCGTCGCGCTATGCGCGAGCCGCGCGCTGTGGGGCTCGCTCGCCGGCAACGCGGCGCTGTTCGAAGCGCTGCGCGCCGGGCTCGCACGGGTCGACGCATGGCTCGCGCAGCGCTGA